Below is a genomic region from Candidatus Hydrothermales bacterium.
CAAACATTAGGAAAATAGCAAAGAGTTTTGAAAGCTTTTTTGTGGGAATCAGATTCGCAATGAAGGCGCCAAAATAAGTTCCTACAAAAAGTCCCAGTGCTATTATAAGGGATGCCTTTAAATTTACATTGTTATTTCGCATGTACTCAAGGAATCCGAGAATTCCTACAGGTAGCAAGAGAGATCCTAAGGATATACCCTGAGCAAGGTGTTGGTTCATTTTAAAAATCAAAACAAGAGAAGGAATAATAATAAGCCCTCCTCCAATACCAAAGAGTCCAGAAAGTATCCCAGCAAAAATTCCTATAAAAAGTAAAACGACATTTTGAATCATATATATATATTAAGGGATGTTGAAAACCAATTTGAATCAAATGTATTATATTTACTTAAAAGGAGGCGCTATGACTGGTTTAAGATTTAAATTATATTTACTCCTTATGATATTTTTTGGACTTTTATATGTTGTTGCTTCTTTAATCGGGTATGCTATAGGGATTAAAAGTTTTTACTTTTATCTTCTTATGGCTCTTTTCTTTACCTGGGTGCAGTATATGATTGGACCACATATTGTAGAGCTTATGATGAACGTTCGGTATGTTGATAAGACTGAGGAACCTTGGCTACATGAGGTAGTAGAAGATCTTTCAAGAAGAGCAAATATTCCCAAGCCAAAAATTGGAATAGCAGAAATCAGTTTGCCCAACGCTTTTGCCTTCGGTAGATCCCTAAAAGATGGTAGGGTCTGTGTAACAAGAGGAATATTAAAACTTTTAAACAAGGATGAACTCAGAGCAGTCTTAGGTCATGAGATATCACATCTTAAAAACAGAGACGTAATGTTTATTACGTTACTTTCTGTTTTACCACTTGTTCTTTATCTCATTGCTAGGAATCTTATTTTCATAGGAATGTTTGAAAGAAGGGATGAAAGAAGTAGTGGTAACTTGCCCTTAGTTTTGGTTGGTTTCCTTGCATTTATTCTTTATTTCATAACTAACTTACTTGTTTTGTATGCATCGAGAATAAGAGAGTATTTTGCTGACACAGGTTCAGTAAGCTTAGGATCAAGACCAATCCATTTGGCCTCTGCACTATATAAGCTTTCTCTTGGAAGTGCCAGGATGGATAGAGAAGAAGTGAGACAGTATGAGGGGATAAAGGCCTTCTTCTTAAACGATCCTTCAAAGGCCTTAAAGGAAATTAAAGAGCTAAGGGAAATAGACATAAACTTAAGTGGGAAAATAGAGGAAGATGAGCTTATAGCTTTAAGGAATAAGAAAGTAAAACTTTCCTTTGCAGATAAACTTTTAGAGCTTCTGTCTACTCACCCAAATATGCTTAAAAGGATAAAATATTTATCAGAGCTAGATAGGAGGATCGCGTGAGGAAACTTTTAATTTTTTTAACTTTTACCTTAGGATGTGTTGCTTTAATTGAAGAAAAAAAGGGGCCACCTCCTCATGCAAAGGCCTATGGCTACAGGGAAAAGTATTTATTTTGGTACTATCCCTCACTTGAAATTTATTACGATGTAAAAAGGGATATCTACATAGTTATGGAAGGGGGCAATTGGGTAGAAGTTAAAACAAAACCTAAGGGTATTGAAATTGCAGAATATGTAATTATAGAAACTTCTGAAGATAAGCCCTGGAAAAAACACTCCTATTATAAAAATAAATACAAAGTAAAAAAAGAAAAAGGTAAATAAAATAAATTAACTTCAAATAATTTTAAATGTGCCTCGGCATCCCAGGAAAGATTGTAAATATTTACGAAAAAGATGGAGTAAGGTTTGCAAAGGTAGAGTTTGGAGGCATAAAAAGAGAGGTTTGTCTTGATTTAACTCCAGAAGCTAAGGAGGGTGATTACGTCATTGTCCATGTAGGTTTTTCTATCCAGATACTTGATCAAAAAGAGGCAGAGGAAACATTAAATACTTATCGGGAATTCTTAGAAAAAATAGAAAAAAATGAAGTATCTTTATGAGTTTAGAGAGAGTGAGAAAGTTAAGTTAATCATCAAAAGCATAGAGAAGATTTGTAAGAGTAAGTGGACAATAATGGAGGTTTGTGGTTCTCAGACTCACTCTATTTTAAGTGCAGGAATTGACGAACTTTTACCTTCAAATATAACTCTTGTTCATGGCCCCGGATGCCCTGTATGTGTAACACCTAGGGAGGTTATTGATAAAGCCATAGCTCTTTCAAAAATGAAAGGTACAATTGTCTTTACCTACGGTGATATGTTAAGAGTACCGGGATCAAGAGAATCTTTATTCAGAGCTAAGGCAGATGGAGCAAAGGTTAAAATGGTCTATTCACCATTTGAGGCACTCGAATTTGCTAAAGCTAATCCTGATAAAAAGGTAGTATTTTTTGGAATAGGTTTTGAAACAACTGCTCCTTGTAATGCTACTGTTATATTAAAGGCAAGAGGATTAAATTTAAAAAATTTTTTCGTACTGATTGCTCAATTTAGAGTTCCTCCTGCACTTGAAGCAATACTTAACGATCCCTTTAACAAAGTCCAGGGTTTTTTGGCTCCTGGACACGTTTGTACCGTTATGGGAATAGAAGAGTACTTACCAATTTCTGAAAAGTATAACGTTCCCATCGTAGTTACAGGTTTTGAATCTTTCGATATCTCACAGGGAATACTTATTTTAGTTTCTATGCTTGAAAGAAAAGAGAAGGGTGTTAAAATACAGTATAAAAGATCGTGCAAGCCTGAGGGTAATCTGAGAGCAAAGGAAGTTATAAACAAAGTTTTTAAAATTGGTGATTTAAAATGGAGGGGAATCGGGGTAATTAAAAATGGGGGGTGGGTTTTAAAAGAAGAGTTTTTAGATATGGATGCAAATAACTTATTAAAAAATTATTCCGAGGAAATTGAGGAAAAGAAAGAGGGGTGTATAGCAGCTCTGATTTTGCAAGGGAAAAAGAAACCTTTTGATTGCCTACTTTTTGGTAAAGAGTGTACTCCTTTAAATCCACTAGGAGCACCGATGGTTTCATCTGAGGGAGCTTGTGCTGCCTATTATAAGTACAAAAGATGAGAAAAATTGAACTTGCCCACGGAGCTGGTGGTATTTTAATGAGAGAATTTATAGAAAAAGAAATAAAAGAAAGATTTAAAAATGAGGAACTTAGCAAGCTCCTTGACTCAGCTATATTAGAAAATAAAAGCAAAAGAATAGCTTTTACAACGGATTCTTACGTTGTCTCCCCAATTTTTTTTCCCGGAGGAAATATAGGAGAATTAGCTGTAAACGGAACTGTAAATGACCTTGTTGCTGTAGGAGCCTTTCCAGAATTTATCTCTCTTTCACTTATAATTGAGGAGGGTTTTTCTTTTGAGGATTTGGAAAAAATCTTAGATTCTATAAAGTATGCCTCTGAAAAAGCAAGAGTAAAAGTTGTAACAGGTGATACTAAAGTTATTGAAAAGGGTAAAGGTGACGGAATCTTTATTAACACTTCGGGAATAGGTTTTATTCCAGACGATGTAGATTTTGGTTATCATAGAATAGAAGAGAAAGATAAGTTAATAATTAACGGTCCGATAGGTTTACATGGTTTTTCTATTCTAGTAGCAAGAGAAAATATTAATGTAGAGGGAAATTTAAAGAGTGACACCGCTCCTTTGATAGACTTATGGAAAGCTCTCTATGAGAATGGAATTGAGGTTCATTTTATGAGGGATCCCACAAGGGGAGGGGTTCAAGGTGTTTTAAATGAAATTGCTAAGGAGTCTGGTTATGACATCATTTTGTTTGAGGAAAATCTCCCTATTACAGACGAGGTTAGGGGTTTATCAGAGATTTTAGGTATTGACCCTTTACTTATGGCAAATGAGGGTAAAATGATTTTTTTTGTTAAAGAAAGTGACGCTGAGAAAGCTCTGAAAATTTTAAGAGAATATGAATTGGGAAAAGAGAGCAAAATAATAGGAGAGGTCTATAAAAAAGGTGGAAGCCTAAAACTTTTAACTTCACTAAAGGTTGTTAGAATTTTAGATATGCCTTATGCTGATCCTTTACCCAGAATCTGCTAGTCCTTTATATTTTTTGCGATTAATTAAACTGGAACTTCTTAAAAAATGAGTATAACCCTAAAAAACTGTGAACAGGAAGGGTTTAGTCTTAGATACTTAAAATTTAAAACTATTTTTTAGATTTTTCTAGTGCCCTTTTAAATTTTTCCAGTTGTTTTTTAAAGAACATGTTTTGGGGTTCTTTTTCAAGAGCTTTTTTCTCCCAGAAGATAGCCTCCTTATACATGCCTGCTGCATAATAAGCTTCTGCGAGTGTATCCATAATATTTGGATCCTCTGGAGATAACTCATGTGCTTTTTTTGCAGCTTCGATCGTTTCTTTTGGAAATTTTTTCATTAAAGCAAATTCCCATGCCAAATTGTTATAAACATCTGCATTTTTTAAATCAGCTTCAAGAGCCTTCTTTAAAAGTAAATAAGCCTTTTTCAAAAAGATCTCCTCCTTATCTTTTTCTTCTTGGCTGAGCCTTAAATAACTTGTTGCAAGGAATGCGTACTGCCATAATTCATACATTCTTCTTAATTCCTTTAGAGGCTCAGGATGATCCACTACTTTTAACTCAACCAGCTTATCATTAACACCTTGATATCCACCTCTTCTCCTTACAACATAAATAGCTGCTGATTGTTTTCCCCTTTTATCACCTCCTACTGCTTCTCCTGCCTCAAGAGCCAAAAGTATCCTCTCCGCAAGTGGTAATCCTACAGTGTTCTTGAAAACTTTAAACATTGTATCAATAACTTGTGGGCCTATAAGTATATTTCCCTGTACTGCCACGTATTTGTCGTTTTTATGACCTGCCCAAGAGATTGTATTTTTACCAGTAAAAGATACTGAGTTACCGTTTCTATCAACAATCCCTATCTGTCGATCTTCCGGTGATGTATCTCTTTCCAAGATTATTTTAAGAACTTCATCAGCCCTTTTACCTTCCCTAAGTAATTCGATTGCCCATTTTCCTAGATAAGGGTTCAAAAGGGCCTGTGTTGCAACTGCTCCCACATCTGCTTCTACCCAGGGAACTAAATAGCCGACATCTAAGACTTTTGAAGCAACTCCGACACCAAATTCTTCTGTTTCTGGATCCATTGCAACTATTGAAAACGTTCCGTAAATTATTAAAGATAAAAGAGTGCCCATACTAACCTCTTTTTAAAATTAATCTTTTGGAATGCCTGACCAATAGGGGAAGTGGCAACTGCCAAGACTTGTCAATTTTTTTACATTTGATCCATCTAAATTCATTACGTAAATGTCGTAGGCTCCATCTCTTGTTGAAACAAAAACTATATGTAAACCATCAGGTGAAAAGCAAGGATCTTCATTTCTCCCCTCACTTGTAAGCTTAAAAACCTTTTCTCCGAAGGGATCAGTTAGATATATCTGATTTTCTCCTTTTTCATCGAGAGCCACAAAGGCAATTAGGTCTCCCTTTGGTGAAAAATTGGGTGAAGTGTTAAACTCTGTTTCAAAAGTTACTCTTCTTATGTTAACACCATCTTTATCCATAACAAAAATGTGAGGGGAACCTAATCTATCTGAGACAAAGGCTATCTCGTTTCCCTTACCCGACACACTCGGTGAAATCTCTATAAAGGGTGAGTAAGTTAATCTCTTAATTTTCTTATTTTCAATATTTAAAATATATATTTCAGGGTCACCTTCTTTTGAAATAGTAATACAAAGTTCTTTTGAGTTTGGAAAAAATCCGCCAGGTAGCACAATTCCTCCATTTTGAGAAAAAAGTAAGAAAAATTTATTGCTTAAAAGGTCTATTAAATAAATACCCATTACGTCTTTTTCTAGATAAGTTGAGTAAATTATTTTTTTACCACAAAATGAGACTCTTGGAAAAAGTTTTTTCTCTCCAGCTGACTCTATTTTCCTTAGGTTATATCCATCGTAATCCATCATGTAAAGTTCCCTCTTTCCATTAATGTCCACTGAAAAAACTATATAAGTTTCGAATATTCCATCTTCTCCAGTTAATTTTTTAACAACAAAGTTCGCAATTTTATGAGCTAACTTTCTGTCCTGGATTGAAAGATTAAAATTTTCAGAAGCTATTCTCTTCTCAAGAATAACGTCATAAAGTTCTATATTTAATAAATTTTCTTTTTCCAATGTTTTTGACCTTAAAAGTACATTTGTTCCTAAGGTTCTCCAAAAGCTAAAATCACTATAGTGTTTTTTTTCTAAGATATCCAAGGTTGGAACTGTTAAAGTAAAATAAAGTGAAAATTCAAGATCACTTATTAAAACTTTCTCAACCTCTCTTAACTTTAGTTTTAACTCATCAGATAAATTCTCAAAAATCCCGAGGGGGAAAATGCCGATATCAAGTTTTTTTATTTCCCCTCCCTTTAATTTCAGATAAACCTCTCCTTGAGCAAAAATTAAAAAGGGCAATAAAAAAAGTAAAATTTTTTTCATGGAACTTCAAATTCAAGAAAAACTCTTAAATACTCCATGTTAAACTCATCTGGCAAGGGGGGAACTCTTTTTGTTAAATATACTGCTCTATAAGCTTGTTGATCAAAAATAATATCACCTGAGGTTTTCTCAATTCTTATATCTTTTAAGCTTCCATCTTTTAATATTGAAAAGTAAACCGTAACTCTTAAGGTATCGTTACCAGAGTATGAATAATGCCAATTTTCACTGATTTTTCTCAAAAGTACTTCAAAATAGTAAGAATAGGGTAAGTCAAGATTTATTTTTGCCTTACCACCACCCCTTAATGGAAGATGTGTTCTTTCCTCAGATTTTTTCTCCTTTTTTGCCTTTTTTGGTTTTTGAGAAACTTCTTTTAATTTTTCTACCACCTGAGATTTTTCGTCCTTTTTTTCGATTATCTTAGCTTCACTTTCTATTTCTCTAAGTTCTATATAAAAAACAGTTTGAGGAAAATATAATTTTCTTTTTTCCTTTTCAAAAATATAGGGGGCTAAAATTAAAATGTGAAAAGCAAAAGAAAGAAGAAACCCCTTTAACATTATCTTTTTTTCTCAAGTATAAATCCCACTTTTTCAAATCCCTTATCTTTTACTTCTCCCACTACCTCCATAACAAATCCATAGTTAAGTTCCTTGTCAGCCTTTATAAATACATTCTTTTTTCCTTTTTTGGATAGCACATCAAGGTAAAAGGGAAGCTTTTCTAGAGTAACTTCTTTTTCTTCTAAGTAAATTTTTTTGTCTTTAGTTAAAGTTATTGTAATCCCCTCTTCTTTTAGTTCTTCTGTTTTTTTCGACTTTGGGAGGTTAACTTCAAAGCCTGTCTGAAGCAATGGGCTTGTGATTAAAAATATAACAAGGAGAGTGATACTCACATCAGCTAGGGAAGTTATGTTAATTTCAGAGATGTAATTCCTTCTCATTTAAAAGTAAATACTTTTTTACTTTTATTCTCAATTCTGATAAAAAGTCGTTGCATAGATTCTCGTATCTTACAATTTCATTGGTTACGTAATTGTAAAAAACAAGTGAAGGAATCGCAACAAGAAGACCTGCGATTGTTGTTATTAGAGCATCAGCAATTCCTGGGGCAAGGACGCTAATATGAGCTGATCCTGTTCTTTTTATTTCAAGAAATGCTTCCATTATTCCCCAAACAGTTCCTAAAAGCCCAAGGAAAGGGCTAACACTTGTTACAGTTGCAAGAATTACATTGTATTTTTCAAGTTTTGTTATTTCTTTCTTATAAATTTTTTCAATTTTTTCAAAAAGAATACTGATTGAATGTTCCTTAACCTTCTCATTTTCTAAACTTCTTATCTCTTCTACCACTGTTTTTAGAATCAAAGAGGGTAAACTCTCTTTATTTAGATAGGTAGGATTTGTTTTAATAAAGTCTCCAAAGGAAAAGCTATTAAATTTTTTAATTATCTTTTTAGTTTTCCATTTTAAAATGAAAAATTCGATAAGTTTTTTAAAGAAGATTGCCCAGGATAAAACTGAGAGGAAAAAAAGGATAATAAGGATAAGTTTAGCAAAGGGGCTTGCTGTTTTAAATCCCCTTACAACAATATCTAAATTTAGTCCTGTCATCTAATTTCCATCAATTTTTCTTTTGCTTTTTTTGCTTCCTCCGATTCTGGAAAATCTTTAATCAAAGTGTTAAAGTACTTTTTAGCAGCATCATAATTTCCCTTTCTTAGCTCCATTTCCCCCAATTTCAAGAGTGAGTATTTTGTTAATACCGATTTTGGATAATCTCTAATTATTTCTTCAAATATCAGTTTGGCTTTCTCTTCGTCCCCAACTTGAAAATAGGCATCAGCAAGATAGTATTTTGCGTCTATTATGTAATCACTTTGTGGAAATTTTTTTATAAACTCTTCAAATTGATGAATCGCAATTTGATATTCACCAGCAGTATAGTCTCTCAAGGCTTGTAAAAATAGTCCTTCTTCATCACCACTCTGAATTTCCTGTATTTTCTCCTCCCGTTTTAAACTTCTTTTTCTTATTAAATTTTCTATTTCCTCTAATCTTGATTCAATAGAGGTAAGTTTTCTTTCAATTATTTCCAGTTTATTTGTAACATCAGCTTTTAATTCTTTTGTTTCTCTGTATTCCCTCCTCTGGAGGGTATCAATTTTTTGTGTTCTTACATATATTTCGTCTATTTCGTCCCTTATTCTATTTAATTCATTTCTTACAGTTCTAATTTGAGCGCAAAAAGTAAAGGTTAAAAATAATAAAGTTAGTTTTTTTATTATTCTTTTACTTTAAATTCTGCTCTTCTGTTTATAGGTTTATTTTTTATGTCAACTAGTCTTGTTTCTCCGTAGCTTACAATTGAGATCCTTGCCGGGTCGATTCCAAGTTTAATCAAGTAGTCTCTTGCCGCCTTTGCTCTTCTTTCACCAAGTCCCATGTTGTACTCTTCGGTTCCAATATCGCATGTGTGTCCCTCAATTACGATACTTACTTCAGGATATAACTTTAACAATTCAGCATTACTTTTCAGTATTTCAGCATCTCCTGGTCTTATATCATATTTGTCAAAGTCAAAGTAAATTGTTTTAAGAACAAGTGGTGGACGAGCTGGAGCTTCTTCTTTTTTAGGCTCTTCTACTACCTCCGTGGGGGGAGGAGGTGGAGCTTCTTCTTTTACTGGTTCTACCTTAACAGCCTTCCTTGGAGCGCACATCTGGGAAAGTGATATTATCAGTATGTATAGTATTATTTTTTTCATTTTTTTCCTCCTTTTTATTGTTATAAATATACACTTAAAGTGATTTAAAATTCAAACTTATTTGGGTATTGTGTAGAATTAATAACATTGTTTACTCTTTACTGTTTAAGGAAATGAAATTGAAGGTTTGAAATTTTCTTAATTTGCTTATTATAATGTTCACACGTATTTAAGTGTATTTAAAATGAAAAAAAGGTTTTTTGAGACTATAGTTTCTTTGCTTTTTTTTACATCAGTTACTTTATTTATCTTTAGGCAGCTTTTAAAGGTGTCATTAAAAAGGAACGTTATAGCGGATTTAGGGGATCCGCTTTTAAATCTTTATGTTTTAAAGCACAACATAGATAGAATCTTATCTTTAAATTTTAACCAATTTTTCGATGCAAACATATTTTATCCCTATCCCCTTACCCTTGCCTTTTCAGAAAATCTCCTTTCTTCTTCTGTTATTTTGATACCTATTTATCTTATATCAAAAAGTATTGTTGCTACATATAACATCTTCATTATTTTGAATTTTATCTTATCAGGCTTTTTTATGTATTTACTTAGTTATCGGTTTACTAAAAATTTTATTGCTTCTATTATAGCAGGAACAGTATTTTCTTTTGCTCCCTTTAAATTCTCGCATCTTTCTCATATTCACATTTTAACCACTATGTGGATTCCCCTTATTTTTTTATTTTTACACATGTTCTTTGAAAGCAAAAAATATAGGTTTATTATTATTTCCTCGTTATTCTTGGTAGTGCAATCACTTGGTTGCGGCAATTATATGGTTATAATTTCCCCTTTTATTCTAATTATGTTTGTTTTTTACTTTTTAAAAGAAAGAAGGGCTATTAAAGAATATTTTCTCGGTTTTATAATTTTTTTAATTATTTCAGGGGTATTTTTAATTCCTGTTTATTATCATTACGTTTTAATTGAAAAGCTTTACGGATTTAAAAGAGAAATAGAAGAATGTATATATTTTTCTCCTAACTTGCTCTCCTTTTTTACATCCTGGTTTGAGACTTTTTCTGGAAAACTCTTGAGAAAGTTTATTCCACATCCCACTACTGCTGAAACTACTTTTTATATTGGTATTATTCCACTTTTTTCAATCCTTTTAATTTCTCTTTTCACAATTAAAAAAAATATTATCTTTTTCAAATTCAGAAAAGAGAGTTATGAATCGGCAACTCTTTATTTTCCCTATTTAGAAAAAAGAAATTTTTTACCTCCCCATTTTTTTATTTTTTATTTTATTGTTGCCTTTATAAGTCTTATTTTAGCTTTTGGACCACTTTTTTTCAAAATAAAAAATTTATATAATCCTCTTTATTATTTATTTTATCACTTTTTTCCTGGTGCAAAAGGCATTAGAGCACCATCAAGGTTTTTCATAATGTTTTTATTTGCCGCTTCAATTTTAATTTCCTATTTTTATTCTCTTTATTTTAGAAAGAGAACTCTAATTATTTTTGGCTTAATAATTCTTTCAGAATTTGTTCCTATCTATAATGTTCCAAGTAAAATGCCTTACAGGGGTGAAATGCCCAAGGTCTATGAGTGGTTAAAGAGAATGGAGGATAAGTTTGCGATAATGGAACTTCCCTTAGAAGATGCAAGATGGTGGGATATTCCCTACGGTCTAGATAAAGGTTTCTTTTATACTTACTTTTCCGCCTATCATAATAAAAGATTATTTAATGGATATAGTGGGTATTTTTCGCCACTTTTTCGTTATTCAAAAAGTCTTGAATTTAAAAAACTTATTGAACTTGCTAAAACTATAAACATAAGGTATCTTATAATTCACAAGGATATTTATAGAGACAACTCCCATGTTTTTACTGATGAGCCTAACAATATAATTTCATTAATTGAGAATAACTTTAAAGGTGAATTAGTTAAGGTTTTTGAAGATGATATTGCTCTTGTCTATGAAATATTAAGTAGAAACGTAAGTTTTGATCCGAAAAGTTTATACATAAAAGATTATGAATTTGATATTCATTTTGAAAAAGAGGATAAAAGAAAAGGTAAACTTGTTTTTACATATAAAGGAGATATTCCTTGTGTTTTAATATACGTTAATGAAATTTTTTTGAAGTTTAAAAGTGAGGGGAATTTAGTTGCAAGAAGGAAAATTATTATAAATCCCAAGGAGCAATCACCTTTTTTATTAAAAGGTGAAAAATTTGAAAAGGTAGTAAAATTAGGAGGTTTAAAAGCTGGAGAATATTTAGTTGAAGTTGAGCAAGATAAGAAAATTATCGCAAAATTTAAAGTAATAATTGAAGATTAAATAGATTTGCTTTTTAAGGGCAAAGAAAATATAATTAATAAAGTGGCGCCATCGTCTAGCAAGGCCTAGGACACCTGGTTCTCAGCCAGGAAACCCGGGTTCAAATCCCGGTGGCGCCACCAATAAAAAATTGGGGGATCGTCTAATTGGCAGGACGTCTGGCTCTGGACCAGAAGATCGGGGTTCGAGTCCCTGTCCCCCAGCTTAAAAAGAAACTAAATTAATTTCTTTTTCGTCTTTAAGATAACTTAGGATGAGGGTTCAAACCCACATTACCTTTATTTAAAAATTTAAAAAGATATGAGGAAAATAATAATAACTTCCTTAGTTTCAGTCTTCGTAGGCTTTGCCATTGCAAGTCTTCTGCTTTTTAAATTCGATAAAACAAATAACCTTGAAGCTGAGATAAAAACCTCTCAAGAAAAAAAAGAAGAAAAATTAAAAAAACTGGAAAGTTTCCCCTCTATCTCTGAACTATCTAAATTCGTTATCCCAGGCGTTGTTAATATAAGAGCTACAAAAAAAGTCAAAATCCCCTCCTTCCATTTTGGAGACCCTTTCTTTAGAGAGTTCTTCAGAGAATTCTTTAGATTCTCACCTCGGGAAGAGGAAGAATTTGAGTCCGATGTCCTTGGCTCAGGCTTTATATTCAGAAAAAATGGTAATAAATACTACATAATGACAAACTACCATGTTATAAGGGGTGTCGATAAAATAAAGATAATACTCTGGGATAGAAGAGAATTTGGGCCCGATGAGGTAAAAATAGTTGGAAAAGATAGACTAACTGATCTTGCCGTCCTAATGGTCGAGTCTAAAGATGAATTAGTTGTTTTGCCACTTGGAAATTCTGACGAAGTTGAAATCGGTGATTGGGTCATAGCTGTTGGTAATCCCTTTGGACTTAACGGAACTGTAACTTTCGGTGTAGTTTCTGCTAAGCATAGATCAGGAATAAATTTACCCGGTGGAACAATTTATCAAGATTTTATTCAAACTGACGCAGCTATAAATCCTGGAAACTCAGGAGGGCCACTTATAAATATGAAAGGAGAGGTAATCGGTGTAAATACCGCTATAACCTCTCCAACTCAAGGTAATGTTGGTATTGGCTTTGCAATACCTATTAACATTGCCAAAAATGTAGCTACTCAGCTTATTGAAAAGGGAGTTGTAAAAAGAGGTTATCTTGGAGTTAGGATTCAGGAGGTAACTCCAAGTATTGCTGAAAGGTATAAACTTAAAAAGCCAATGGGTGCCCTTGTAACCAGTGTAGAAAAGGGGACACCAGCTGAAAAGGCAAAAATAAAAGAGGGAGACATCATTATTGCCGTTGATGGAGAAGAGGTTACTAGTGCAGACGATCTAAGAGTTAAGATAGGTTCACGATATCCAGGTGATAAGGTTAAGATAAAACTGATAAGTAAGGAAGGGAAAGAAAGAGAGGTAACAGTAATTCTGGCGGAACTTGAAGAGGAAAAAATAATTGGAAGAGTTGAAGAGGAAAAAGAGGAAACTGAAACTGAGGGACTCTCCTGGTTTGGAATGAAGGTAGAAACACTGAGTGAGACTCTAAAGGAAAGGTATGGAATTGAGGAAAGTATGGGTGTAGTTGTCATTGATG
It encodes:
- the ybgF gene encoding tol-pal system protein YbgF translates to MIKKLTLLFLTFTFCAQIRTVRNELNRIRDEIDEIYVRTQKIDTLQRREYRETKELKADVTNKLEIIERKLTSIESRLEEIENLIRKRSLKREEKIQEIQSGDEEGLFLQALRDYTAGEYQIAIHQFEEFIKKFPQSDYIIDAKYYLADAYFQVGDEEKAKLIFEEIIRDYPKSVLTKYSLLKLGEMELRKGNYDAAKKYFNTLIKDFPESEEAKKAKEKLMEIR
- a CDS encoding OmpA family protein produces the protein MKKIILYILIISLSQMCAPRKAVKVEPVKEEAPPPPPTEVVEEPKKEEAPARPPLVLKTIYFDFDKYDIRPGDAEILKSNAELLKLYPEVSIVIEGHTCDIGTEEYNMGLGERRAKAARDYLIKLGIDPARISIVSYGETRLVDIKNKPINRRAEFKVKE
- a CDS encoding Do family serine endopeptidase: MRKIIITSLVSVFVGFAIASLLLFKFDKTNNLEAEIKTSQEKKEEKLKKLESFPSISELSKFVIPGVVNIRATKKVKIPSFHFGDPFFREFFREFFRFSPREEEEFESDVLGSGFIFRKNGNKYYIMTNYHVIRGVDKIKIILWDRREFGPDEVKIVGKDRLTDLAVLMVESKDELVVLPLGNSDEVEIGDWVIAVGNPFGLNGTVTFGVVSAKHRSGINLPGGTIYQDFIQTDAAINPGNSGGPLINMKGEVIGVNTAITSPTQGNVGIGFAIPINIAKNVATQLIEKGVVKRGYLGVRIQEVTPSIAERYKLKKPMGALVTSVEKGTPAEKAKIKEGDIIIAVDGEEVTSADDLRVKIGSRYPGDKVKIKLISKEGKEREVTVILAELEEEKIIGRVEEEKEETETEGLSWFGMKVETLSETLKERYGIEESMGVVVIDVETNSPAYESGIREGDLIVKVEDMKIEDVTDFKRAKEKYGKQEVVLFTIIRNGVKLIIGVKG